The window TAAAGTAAGACGGAAACAAATTAGACAACTGCAAATGAGGCGTTTGTAACCCCAGCAttatggtgggtgggggtggggatatAAATTGTCTTGCTAGAAAACAGTGCCTCTTCCAATTTTGCATAACACAAAGTTGTGACATCTGACCATGCATCAAgaaaattgatttttaaaaataaattgtatttatttacttttttctcTCCACATAAATTCCTTCACAGCACATTTATCCCCATCTCAGATTTTTGGGTACTGATTTGTGAATTCTTTATGGGAAAATGTCTGTAACCCAGCTATAACACGGCCATCCCCTGTGTGTCTGTTTCTTCGAGTGCTCAGAAATTTCAACATTTTAGAAACTCATACCTGCTATGTTTCAGTCTTCAGTATGTGAGATTAGAAACGGAGTGTGTTTTACAACCCAATGCTTTGGCCTAGAGAAGGTTCATTCTGGTCTATGTAACTTCATTGTAATTACAGTCTAATCAGTGTTCTCAAACTGCCCTTACTTCAGACGTAATTTAGCCACTAGCAGGTAACTGAtaaattgataaatatattgtaGCATCATTGCCATCTGCTTAGATTTAAGTATTTATCTATTCTGCTTTGTGAGAAAATCTGAGAGATTGAGCTCAGATTATTCTCAGATATATTTTGACAACACGCAAATGTTGAAATTCAACAGAAAGGAAAACAACAGTACTTTCCTAACAATTCAAGGGGATACTTCCTCTTCAAACCTGAGGTTCCTATTACAAAAGTCTGCCAATTATTACATTGGAAAGGTGCCACTTAAGAAGTCTTCCAATGACAAAGACAGAACTCTTCAAACTCAAATCACAAACAACATTTAGTGTAACTATATGAAAGGAAAACATTCCTTTCGTTAGGGTCCATCTATCTATTCACCCCCCACCCTTCCTTGTATTACTAACTGGGAAGCTTTGAACCCCAAGACCCAACATCTACTACCCCAGAACTAGGTCCCTTTATATATCAAAGCATCTATATTTACACAAGTAGAGCAATTTGACTTTACAAGTGAAACACGACACTCCACTGATCCAAGGACAAGCAATCCTACGAAGAGTAACGGATTTAACTGTTGGAAGATGTACGCAGCCAGAATTTTGAGAAAAGTAGTTAATGTACCGCTCAGAATACTGCAGATTATGAGTGCATAGGGCAACATGTAAACGGCGCACAGGCAGCTGATTCATCAATAGTCTCGACTCAACTTGGTGTTGTCACCCCGTTTGGGTGGAGCTGGTGGTGGTCCACGCCTTAATGTTGCATAGCCTGAGATGTTGCCAGATGCATATGAGTTGGTAGCTTCTTGGTCAAAAAGCAattcaggaggaggaggaggaagtgcCATATCGTCCATGGTGGTGATATGTTCCGCCTTGGACAGCCGTGTGGAAGCCAACGAGCCATGTCGGGTGAAGGACTTTCTCTGTAGAGTCCTATTGAGATCAGCCAGAAAATGAGGCTGCACAGACAAGGCAGGTTTTGGAGATACTGGCAACGAAGTGACAGGAGGAACCTGGTGTTCTGAAGACTCTCCCTGTGTTAAGCGAGTGCTGTCGCTCCTTTTGGGAAGTACTGGTGGCGGAGCTTTCTTCATTGAAGATTTGGACCATGTTTGCGGCTGCGGATTCACCACTGCTACCTTGGGTGGGACAGAATTGGAAAAGCCAGAAGATGCCATCTCCAATGGAGGAGGGGGTAGAAGATCTAGAtctggaggtgggggagggaaatcCGTATCTGAAGGTGGTGAAGGAAATTCAGACACGGGCTCCTTTGAGAGAGCTGGAACTCCTGGTCCTTTGCTTGGTGGCCCTCCTGGTGGGAACATCAAATTAACTGCAGCCAAATTTAATTTACCAGGTTTTGAAGGAGCAGGTGGAGACGAAGTCATATCTGGCGTGGAAGGTCCTGAAGGAATTGTTGGTTGTTCAAACTTATTACTGACAGTTTCCACCGGTTTTCTGGATTCTCTTGCATCTGCACAACTGGGTCCTTTTATACTGGAGTGCCTCTGGGGTGTGGGAGGTGGCTTCTTTCCACCAGGACTCGATATTTTCGGAGGTTTTTTGATTGAAGTTGATTTGACCGGGGTGGAAGGAGGGGTGGGACTACGTGGAGGAAGTTGGGGTAGACTGCTTtcaggaggtggagggggaaactCTGGCGATGGAAGGAAACCAGGCTGCCATTTGGGTTTTGCTTTCACAGCTGGAGGAGATGTAGGAGTTTGAGTTGGGGCTGGTGATGACTTAGCAGTTGAGGCTGCAGGGGGAGGCTGGAACAGGTTTAAGGACTGTTTTATTGTGGAAACAGTCGGTGATGGAGTGATTGGCATTTGGTCTGCAGATTCAGCTGTCTGAATTGTTCCCACTGGAAGAGAAGATGGAACtgcgggtggtggtgggggcagtgAGATTTGTGCAGCTGCAAACCTGGATGCTTTTACTGAAAGTGGTGGAGGGGGCATTGCAGGAGGGGAATCCATCTGAACAACACCAGCTGCTGCCGGTTTTGGAATTTTTTGCGGTTGGTGGCTTAGAGAGGCCTCGAAAGGCATCCCTATCTTTTTGGTGACAGCACCCTGTATTGAAGGTaatggaggaggaggtggtggtggtggcggagGAGTGAAGGGTTGTTGGTCAGGTAACGGTACACATTGCTGTTGTAATTTTTGTGGCGGTGGTGGGGGTGTGAAGGCAGGAACCATGGGCGAAGGGCTGGGCGGTCCCGATTTAAAAGGAGATGGAGCAGAAGCTGCCTGAAGTGGAGACGGGGGCGATGGGATAGAGGTGATGGGTGAAGTACTCTGATCATCACTTTCCAACAGCAGCTGGGGCTTCACAAGTTGcgagggtggaggtgggggaagCACCTGCTGACCCATGGGCAGAGTTGCAAAGGAAGGTGGAGGTGGTCGTTTGCTTGACATCTCTCTACTGACTGTGCTGTATTTGATGAGCGAGGCAGCAGgtgggggaggtggaggtggtggtggaggtggtggtggtggtggagagggTTGTGGTACCACATGAGACACACTGATTCTGGTCTGAGGGGAAGTTGGTGGTACAGGTGAAGGGTAGGATCGGACCAAATCTGTCCTGATCTATAGAAAGAAAATGAATATGAAGTTACCAGAATTTTCCACAGCATCAGATCATAATTAGCATTTTCAATAGTAACCCCCATCCCGCAGTCTAGTTTTTAAAGCATCTCTTTCAAAGCTTCTGGAAGTTAAtaaatacaatgccctccataatgtttgggacaaagacccatcatttatttatttgcctccgtactccacaatttgagatttatagcagaaaaaaaaaatcacacgtggttgaagtgcacattgtcagattttagttaaggccaattttatacattttggtttcaccatgtagaaattacagcagtgtttatacatagttcccccatttcagggcaccataatgtttgggacacgtgtcTTCACAGGCAATTGTGAAGTTGtgctaatgaaagtcaaagaagccattaagagactgagaaacaagaataaaactgttagacatcagccaaaccataggcttaccaaaatcaactattggaacatcattaagaagaaagagagcactgctgagctcactaatcgcaaagggactggcagcccaaggaagacctccacagctgatgacagaagaattctctctttaataaagaaaaatctccaacacctgtctgacagatcagaaacactcttcaagagtcaggtgtagatttgtcaatgaccactgtccacagaagccttcatcatgaacagaaatacagaggctacactgcacgaTGCAAACGACTGGTTAGCCGCACAAATAGgacggccaggttacagtttgccaagaagtacttaaaacagcaaccacagttctggaaaaaggtcttgtggacagaagaTTAGCTTATATCAGagtaatggcaagagcaaagtatggcggagagaaggaactgcccaagatccaaagcataccacctaatctgtgaaacacggtggtgggggtgttatggcctgggtatgtatggctgctgaaggtactggctcacttatcttcattgatgatacaactgctgatggtagtagcataatgaattctgaagtgtatagggtgatttcacgaaaggtcactggagcgtaaatccccactcacgtgaccgaaaattttaactgggggacaagcttcacttccggtacatgttagtggatgggaaaacacgcactttcacacccgttaaaaacatcgaaaacggccaggttttgagctgcaattaacggagccagtcggggtgaccgtgaggaacagctacttaaatttacagtccaaaaaaaagatagaaactaaggtaaatacaagagggagctgaaggtgtaaaaaaggcggaagtgctagcggacttttttcttggagatttaaagatccaaaatatcgggaattatcgcgtttgctcgctgcatttcatcaaaagtggcattattggctttttttatctttattcatttgttatatgaaaagtattaaaagttagaaacccgtcagtaaaattgcaaaatcgcccatggttctcgggtgggttttaacatgcaaaatgaacacgcttctgaagctccatttaccatttaaataatcgtaaactctcaatgcgtttggaaatcaattttactcagatgcaagctaacgattatttaaatggtaaatggagcttcagaagcgtgttcattttgcatgttaaaacccacccgagaaccatgggcgattttgcaattttactgacgggtttctaacttttaatacttttcatataacaaatgaataaagataacaaagccaataatgccacttttgatgaaatgcagcgagcaaacgcgataattcccgatattttggatctttaaatctccaagaaaaaagtccgctagcacttccaccttttttacaccttcagctcgctcttgtatttaccttagtttctatcttttttttggactgtaaatttaagtagctgttcctcacggtcaccccgactggctccgttaattgcagctcaaaacgtggccgttttcgatgtttttaacgggtgtgaaagtgcgtgttttcccatccactaacatgtaccggaagtgacacttgtcccccagttaaaaatttcggtcacgtgagtggggatatacgctccagtgacctttcgggaaatcaccctatagactcATCCTAtccgctcaagttcaaacaaatgcctcaaaactcattggctggcggttcattctacagcaagacaattatcccaaacatactgctaaagcaacaaaggagtttttcaaagctaaaaaattgtcaattcttgtgtggccaagtcaattacccaatatgaacccaattgagcatgccttttatatgctgaagagaaaactgaagggggctagcccctaaaacaagcataagctaaagatggctgcaatacaggcctggcagagcatcaccagagaaaacacccagcgactggtgatgtccatgaatcgcagacttcaagcagtcattgcatgtaaaggatatgcaccaaaatactaaacctgactactttcatttacatgacattgctgtgtcgcaaacattatggtggccctgaaattgggggactatgtataaacattgctgtcttcttcttgcgtatggcgtgcacagcctaaagatggaggacaacttgttctatttgatctttttgaATGTGCACgcggggttgattgcattagtcgaaacagggcggaccacgtgaaggttgcaatcttccaccccaacattgctgtaatttctacatggtgaaaccaaaatgtataaaaatagcctttattaaaatctgacactgtgcactttaaccacatgtgatttttttctattacaaatctcaaattgtggagtacagaggcaaataaataaatgatgggtctttgtcccaaacattatggagggcactgtaccttaTGAAAGAAAGATCATTCTACtctttctctcctccacctctacTGCGCAAGAGCATGGAGTGGAACCATTCTACTTCTGTGAGTCAGTTCGTAGCTTGGCAATGAACACCAAGCATGACCAACACAATTCCTTCGTTGAACTCAGATAGATTTGGGTTTAGACATTGGATGCTCCAAATGGTTTCATGTCGTTGAGAACAGTTAGAATTCCCTTTCTTTATTCCAATCATTCATCTGTGGACATTGTCAGTAGGTCTACCGTTTGCTATTCtttcaaatttgattttttttctggtgCAACCCAGGAGGGAAAGTCTCTCCCACAATTATGGCATTTAAAATATAACAAAACAGCCAGAAGGTCATTTCAGAGGGTACACAAGCACACTAATGTTGGTATGGAGACCTGGTAGGGACACAGATTATTTTCCCTAGAGAACCAAACAAGGTTTTTTTGAAATGCAAGCTGGGAGCTTTGTGTTAAGCATTACTGATTTTGTGAAATAAATGAATATAAATTTTCCAACTGCCATGAATTTACTTGTTCGAGCCTCTGGATTACCAGTCCAGCAACATAAACACTTCAGttcggagaagggtctcgacgtcacctatgcattttctccagaaaccctgcctgaccaactgagttactccaacactttgtatctatatttgatataataggctgtgggccgagcattgaAAATATGTCTAGAATTTAACCTTCGTGATCCATGTCTGGGAACTacttgaaattttgcacagatttagataaaatataattgagaagtcataactcgtcaatgccaaaagttgcacattaattaattaagctaattagaaaatgagatcaaaaaagtaagcgccatcttgcgttcaatgctcatattactccatgggagcctatttccatgctgatgTCTATTTAAATCATAtattaacatatatatatatatatatatgacttgtgaatatgactgtaattatatataattataattagattatataaaaataatataattaatataattgtgagtgtgtattttgaatgagactgccgcagaggtccggctcctaAAATAACTAGCTACCCCCCACCCTcaaatttatttatctaattCAAGAAACTATAACTTCCTGGTCTCCTTTGCTTAGCCACTTTTATTTGTATTTCTTTTTAAAATTGACCTTgggataaaaaaaataatttccaatATGGCTAAGAAATGGCCAAATGTTAAACGTTGGAACACAGGCAATATCTTACATTTTCCTAACACATTTTAATCTACTGTGTACTCAGTAACTTACAGTTGCAACACATACTTGGTTATGTAAGAAATGAGTTTCCAGAAGTACTAATAGATATTCAACAATAGAAGTACTACTAGATATTCGTGCTAACTTATTGCAAAAATCCAATCTTAAGCCTTTGTTGGTTAGCTTTGCGAATTCTAACAGTCCTAGTGAAGAATAATGATGAGCTGCAATCATATCCTGATTTTATTCACTTTAAATGAACGTATATGATGTTTGGATTACTGtgagatattgtgaaatggatagacatatgatgaaaaattTAATGCAGGGAAAACTTTAAtgaaaaaaggaaataaaaattgAATGTAACTGATTTAATGGGGGTGCAGTACATAAGAGACCCGAGGGTGCACAAATACACACCTTTGAAGGTGACAAAATGTAGCTGATTAGGATTTTCAAAAAGAAGAGGATTCTTGTTTTTTATGGAAGCAGAGTATAAATGAAGGGAAGTCAAAGCTTTATGAATCATAGTAAGACCACAGCGGACAGAAAAGATGTCAAGACCTTGTACAGGAAACTTAACCAAAAAGTACCAACGAATGGGGAAATTAGTTATGTGGCAGAAGGAGGTTTTTACTGGTCAGAGCAAAAAGAGGTTAGTGTGCATTTTCTAGTCTGTTTCTGCACGACAATTCCTAAAGGTAACAGAATAATGGGACCATTTTCAGGTTATTGGAAGTACACAGACCATAGTCATAAGCTTTGTTTTTACACTGACAATTGGACCCAAAACAAAGAAGTCAAAGAGATGGGTTATGCTGTACAGGCAGCAGAACTAGTTATATGTCAATGACGGatcagtttctctctctctctctctcatcttttCATCCCTTGAGTGCCACTTTTAAAAATCGTTTTGTATGCCTTTCTTTTGAAACGCGTGATCTACCCAactatgagatttaaaaatagcttttttccttttctcctttTCTCCTTGTTGTATGGGGTGGGAATTAAGAATAATGAAGGCTGGTTATCCCACAAAAATGGAAACTATGGAAAAAGCAGAATATACTGAAAATGCTGCTCAGCTAACAAACATGGAAGAAGATTTAGAGTTAACATTTCCAGACAATGACCATTCAGTGAGAAAATGTTAAACAAAAATCTAGCTAAGGTGCAGGAGGTGGGGAAGAAAAATGTAGATAAGGTGGAATGTAGGAATGATTTAATTCCAAAATTTATGATAGTGCATGGCCAAATGAGGTGGTGAGGGAATACAAAGAGGAGTCTTAGAAATGAAGCTGCTGTTTGAATTGGTAAAATGATAATGCATCGAGTCAAAAGGTGAGGTACTAGTCCTTCACCTTATTCTGCACTTCATTGCAGTAGGCCAAGGAaaatataatagacaatagacaataggtgcaggagtaggccattcggcccttcgacccagtaccgccattcaatgtgatcatggctgatctacccaatcagtaccccgttcctgccttctccccatatcccctgactccgctatctttaagagccctatctagctctctcttgaaagtatccagagaacccgcctccaccatcctctgaggcagagaattccacagactcacaactctctgtgagaaaaagtgtttcctcgtctccaatcTAAAtgatttaccccttattcttaaactgtggcccctggttctggactcccccaacatcgggaacatgtttcctgcctctagcgtgtccaaatccttattaatcttatatgtttcaataagatcccctctcattcttctaaactccagagtatacaagtccagccgctccattctctcagcatatgacagtcccgccatcccgggaattaaccttgtaaacctacgctgcactccctcaatagaaataatgtccttcctcaaattaggggaccaaaactgcactcaggtgtggtctcactagggccttatacaactgcagaaggacctctttgctcctatactcaactcctctttcttcactgcctgctatacctgcttgcttactttcatagactgatgtacaaagacaccccagatcctgttgtacttcccctttttccaacttgacaccatttagatagtaatctgccttcctgttttttataccaaagtggataacctcacattatccacattaaactgcatctgccatgcatctgcccactcgcccaacctgtccaagtcaccctgcattctcatagcatcctcctcacagttcacactgccacccagctttgtgtcatctgcaaatttgctaatgctactttgaatcccttcatctaaatcattgatgtatattgtaaatagctgcggtcccagcaccgagccttgcggtaccccactagttactgcctgccattctgaaagggacccgttaatccctactctttgtttcctgtctgccaaccaattttctatccatgtcagcactctatccccaataccatgcgccctaattttgcccactaatctcctatgtgggaccttatcaaatgctttctgaaagcccaggtacactacatccactggctctcccttgtccattttcctagttatatcctcagaaaattccagaagattagtcaagcatgatttccctttcgtaaatccatgctgaatcagaccaatcctgttactgctatccaaatgtgccgctatttcatcttttataattgactccagcatcttccccgccactgatgtcaggctaactggtttataactccctgttttctctctcccgcctttcttaaaaagtgggataacattagctacccttcaatccacaggaactgatcctgaatctatagaacattggaaaattatcaccaatgcgtccaagatttctagagccacttccttaagtagcctgggatgcagaccatcaggccctgtggatttatcagccttcagtcccatcagtctatccaacaccatttcctgcctaatgtggatttccttcagttcctccgtcaccccagatcctctggccactagtacatcagtaagattgtttgtgcccttcttagtgaagacggatccaaagtacctgttcaactcatctgccatttctttgttccccatagtaaattcacctttttcagtcttcaagggtccaacttgggtcttaactaattttttcctcttcacataccttcttcttcttgcgtatggcacagcctaaagttgtaggacaacttgttctatttgatcttatttgattgtgcacgccaggttgattgcattcgtcaaaacagggcggaccacgtgaaggttgcaatctcccacccccttcacATATCTAataaagcttttactatcctcctttacattcttggctagcttaccttcgtacctcatcgtttctccccgtattgcctttttagttatcttctggtgctctttaaacattacccaatcctcttgcttcccgctcatctttgctacgttgtacttctttttatttttatactgtccctgatgtcccttgtcagccacggtcaccccttactcctcttggaatctttcttcctcctaggaattaaCTGAtcatgcaccttctgtattattcccagaaatacctgccattgttgttccactgtcatccctactagggtatctttccagttaactttggccagctcctccctcatggctccatagtcccctttattcaactgtaacagggacacctccaatttacccttctccctctccaattgtagattaaacttgaccatattatggtcactatctcctaaTGACTCCTTACCCTCAAGTTCCAATTATACCATATATACCAATAATATATTGGTATAACTGCTAAATGCCAAATTCTCAGAACAAGATCGAAAGCATTGCTTCGTCCAGTTATTCCCCGTTGATTGACATAATAGATCAGTTCGAAGTTTTAATTCTTTTTCGTGTCTCTTATGATTCAGTCACCACAAATACTCTTATCATTCAAGTTGAAGAGGAATTAAATTGCACTTTATTTCTGTTTCAGGAGGGTAAATTACTTTCTCTTACCTTGGAGTGCTGTTGTTGCTCTTCCAATTGTGTGCCCCTTTTCCAAGCTTCTGAGAAGATGGAGCTGACAATACTTTGAGAGCGAACATGACCCGTAGATTGCAAGTCAGAAACACCACTGTCTGACTGATTCGAATGATTAGAATGGGATtctgcaaaaataaaaataaatttgaattaCATCAACTGAATTCCTGATATGCAAACAGCTTGAGACTTTAAATAAACTAACacacataataataatttgagacaGAGACTAAGGTTTTGATTCTAAGTttgtatattttttgcagatcagGCATGGCGAATTTGCTTGGCGAAGGCATTCAAATTCAAAATGGAGGCGCCCAATGTAGCAATGGAACTTTGTGCGGCATAATGTCATCACGGGGCAAGGCCATACTCAACCCTCTCATGAAATAATTGAAAAATATATTTAGACTGCCAGCTCTAACCATCTATCCGAACGCTTCAACTTGTTCACTCACATTCCGATGAAAGGTTAAATCTGTTTAATTTGCTACAAATGCTGCTGCACcaacattttcagattttatttcagacttctaacagctgcagttttttttttaaatagccaaaaacagccatatctttctaaaccacCCTCAGTCCTACATACTATCAAATATTCAAACTTGGTAATTATCTACAAACAAAGCCATGATTTAGACTCATTGACTGGAAcgcagccttcaacaccataataccaAATAAGCTCATGACTAAACTTCTAGACCTTGCCCAGGGGACTCTATCTGCATGCAACTGGTTTCTAGACTTCCTGATTGGCAGACCTCAGACCATTTGAACAGGTCATAACATTTCCTTCACCCTGAACCTCAACTCTGGTGCCCACAGGTGTGCTCAGTCCCTTGCTTTACTCACTGTACATCAATGACTGTATGGCCAAGTACAACTCCAACTCGATCCTTAAGTTTGCCAATGATTCCACTGTAGTGACCGGATCAATAACAATGATGAGACACAAAAGTGGTATTGTACATGGAGAAGATGGTagtcagaaattgcagcagaatgttgatcagttgggaaggtggtctgaggaatggttgatggaatttaatacaaagaaatgccaggtgttgcattttgggaagtctaacaagggcaggacctacacactgaatggcagggctctggtgagtgttgtagagcagagggatctaagagtgcaggtacgtagatccttgaaagtggcaacacaggcagatagggtggtcaaaaaagcctttggcgcattggcctttatcagatagagcattgagtatagaagttgggaggtcatgttacaattgtataagacattggtgaggccacatttagatattgtgcagttttggtcaccatgttatgggaaagatgttataggaaacatagaaacatagaaacatagaaattaggtgcaggagtaggccattcggcccttcgagcctgcaccgccattcaatatgatcatggctgatcatccaactcagtatcccgtacctgccttctctccataccctctgatccccttagccacaagggccacatctaactccctcttaaatatagccaatgaactggcctcgactaccctctgtggcagggagttccagagattcaccactctctgtgtgaaaaaagttcttctcatctcggttttaaaggatttcccccttatccttaagctgtgaccccttgtcctggacttccccaacatcgggagcaatcttcctgcatctagcctgtccaaccccttaagaattttgtaagtttcta is drawn from Amblyraja radiata isolate CabotCenter1 chromosome 7, sAmbRad1.1.pri, whole genome shotgun sequence and contains these coding sequences:
- the raph1 gene encoding ras-associated and pleckstrin homology domains-containing protein 1 isoform X2, translated to MEQTSDEDVDHAAEEDSDKEDQDLDKMFGAWLGELDKLTQSLDTGKPEELKRSPLRQETNLANFSYRFSMYNLNEALSQGDGVDLDALMADLCSMEQDLSSISKEPSRKDSVVKKSHKEVVPGKMHSKETKSVQKQSINQTTLKPGGLKGSAARSPKSLHSNFSLDDITAQLEQASLSMDEAARQTSTMTHDIKPTVTIQHRRTGSAGTVSDADIRSTSTSSRSSITSATSSQDSLDTDKVTRPQDLDLNQQGQPTTEHVPSSRHNKQVRRHLDFMEEDLELRTEEQAARQKAEKIRVALEKIKEAQVKKLVIRVHMSDESSKTMMVDERQSVRQVLDNLMDKSHCGFSSDWSLVETIPELQMERIFEDHENLVENLLNWTRDSQNKLMFTERIEKYALFKNPQNYLLGKRENSEMADRNKEALLEEFFFGSSVTVPEIEGLLWLKEDGKKSWKKRYFLLRASGIYYVPKGKTKTSRDLACFIQLDHMNVYYGQDYRSKYKAPTDYCCALKHPQIQKKSQYIKYLCCDDVRTLHQWVNGIHIAKYGRQLYDNYQDALKRAEAAYEWSSLSSTSMKSGSSSSSLPESHSNHSNQSDSGVSDLQSTGHVRSQSIVSSIFSEAWKRGTQLEEQQQHSKIRTDLVRSYPSPVPPTSPQTRISVSHVVPQPSPPPPPPPPPPPPPPPAASLIKYSTVSREMSSKRPPPPSFATLPMGQQVLPPPPPSQLVKPQLLLESDDQSTSPITSIPSPPSPLQAASAPSPFKSGPPSPSPMVPAFTPPPPPQKLQQQCVPLPDQQPFTPPPPPPPPPPLPSIQGAVTKKIGMPFEASLSHQPQKIPKPAAAGVVQMDSPPAMPPPPLSVKASRFAAAQISLPPPPPAVPSSLPVGTIQTAESADQMPITPSPTVSTIKQSLNLFQPPPAASTAKSSPAPTQTPTSPPAVKAKPKWQPGFLPSPEFPPPPPESSLPQLPPRSPTPPSTPVKSTSIKKPPKISSPGGKKPPPTPQRHSSIKGPSCADARESRKPVETVSNKFEQPTIPSGPSTPDMTSSPPAPSKPGKLNLAAVNLMFPPGGPPSKGPGVPALSKEPVSEFPSPPSDTDFPPPPPDLDLLPPPPLEMASSGFSNSVPPKVAVVNPQPQTWSKSSMKKAPPPVLPKRSDSTRLTQGESSEHQVPPVTSLPVSPKPALSVQPHFLADLNRTLQRKSFTRHGSLASTRLSKAEHITTMDDMALPPPPPELLFDQEATNSYASGNISGYATLRRGPPPAPPKRGDNTKLSRDY
- the raph1 gene encoding ras-associated and pleckstrin homology domains-containing protein 1 isoform X1, translating into MEQTSDEDVDHAAEEDSDKEDQDLDKMFGAWLGELDKLTQSLDTGKPEELKRSPLRQETNLANFSYRFSMYNLNEALSQGDGVDLDALMADLCSMEQDLSSISKEPSRKDSVVKKSHKEVVPGKMHSKETKSVQKQSINQTTLKPGGLKGSAARSPKSLHSNFSLDDITAQLEQASLSMDEAARQTSTMTHDIKPTVTIQHRRTGSAGTVSDADIRSTSTSSRSSITSATSSQDSLDTDKVTRPQDLDLNQQGQPTTEHVPSSRHNKQVRRHLDFMEEDLELRTHSYLDRETSIILRNIAGKPSHLLTKEEQAARQKAEKIRVALEKIKEAQVKKLVIRVHMSDESSKTMMVDERQSVRQVLDNLMDKSHCGFSSDWSLVETIPELQMERIFEDHENLVENLLNWTRDSQNKLMFTERIEKYALFKNPQNYLLGKRENSEMADRNKEALLEEFFFGSSVTVPEIEGLLWLKEDGKKSWKKRYFLLRASGIYYVPKGKTKTSRDLACFIQLDHMNVYYGQDYRSKYKAPTDYCCALKHPQIQKKSQYIKYLCCDDVRTLHQWVNGIHIAKYGRQLYDNYQDALKRAEAAYEWSSLSSTSMKSGSSSSSLPESHSNHSNQSDSGVSDLQSTGHVRSQSIVSSIFSEAWKRGTQLEEQQQHSKIRTDLVRSYPSPVPPTSPQTRISVSHVVPQPSPPPPPPPPPPPPPPPAASLIKYSTVSREMSSKRPPPPSFATLPMGQQVLPPPPPSQLVKPQLLLESDDQSTSPITSIPSPPSPLQAASAPSPFKSGPPSPSPMVPAFTPPPPPQKLQQQCVPLPDQQPFTPPPPPPPPPPLPSIQGAVTKKIGMPFEASLSHQPQKIPKPAAAGVVQMDSPPAMPPPPLSVKASRFAAAQISLPPPPPAVPSSLPVGTIQTAESADQMPITPSPTVSTIKQSLNLFQPPPAASTAKSSPAPTQTPTSPPAVKAKPKWQPGFLPSPEFPPPPPESSLPQLPPRSPTPPSTPVKSTSIKKPPKISSPGGKKPPPTPQRHSSIKGPSCADARESRKPVETVSNKFEQPTIPSGPSTPDMTSSPPAPSKPGKLNLAAVNLMFPPGGPPSKGPGVPALSKEPVSEFPSPPSDTDFPPPPPDLDLLPPPPLEMASSGFSNSVPPKVAVVNPQPQTWSKSSMKKAPPPVLPKRSDSTRLTQGESSEHQVPPVTSLPVSPKPALSVQPHFLADLNRTLQRKSFTRHGSLASTRLSKAEHITTMDDMALPPPPPELLFDQEATNSYASGNISGYATLRRGPPPAPPKRGDNTKLSRDY